The following proteins come from a genomic window of Megalobrama amblycephala isolate DHTTF-2021 linkage group LG1, ASM1881202v1, whole genome shotgun sequence:
- the LOC125247196 gene encoding H-2 class I histocompatibility antigen, Q10 alpha chain-like has translation MCTRVTMKIFVPLCVLYWILPSIQAERHSLYYIYTALSKPVDLPGIYKFSAMGLLDGTQIDYYNSEEKKKIPKKSWMKEKMQEDYWEKGTQSRKSKEWWFNINVHILMYRMRHYDSDPHVLQWITGCEVEQQGDEVKFSGGFYQFSYDGEDFLFFDVKSSRWIAAFSIAVLTKIKWDNIPTLNQYIKRYLEKECVDWLNKYREYGDEKLRNGSPPDVHVFAERSTWDKTMLKLTCMATGFYPKDVMMTIRKNHEPLPGDEIDYTEIRPNQDETFQLSKSVEIKEEEKDEYDCFVTHKSIKEPIIAKCDGKCPPNAVAGIIGAVIGGVLIALSCLFLTIYILKKRTINGRESRDTAGASDTSETHCYWDNVNQEYEDSRNRLSAVSTEALIQPDDL, from the exons ATGTGCACGAGAGTCACGATGAAGATCTTCGTTCCGCTTTGTGTTCTTTATTGGATTTTGCCTTCAATTCAAGCAG AGAGACACTCACTGTATTACATTTACACGGCCTTGTCTAAACCTGTGGATCTGCCGGGCATCTATAAATTCAGTGCTATGGGTCTGCTGGACGGCACACAGATCGACTATTACAAtagtgaagaaaagaaaaagattcCCAAAAAGTCCTGGATGAAAGAGAAAATGCAGGAGGATTACTGGGAAAAAGGCACTCAGTCCAGAAAGAGTAAAGAATGGTGGTTTAATATCAATGTCCACATTCTGATGTACCGCATGAGACACTATGATTCAG ATCCTCATGTTCTTCAGTGGATAACTGGTTGTGAAGTTGAGCAGCAGGGAGATGAAGTGAAGTTTTCCGGTGGCTTTTATCAGTTCAGTTATGATGGAGAGGACTTCTTgttttttgatgttaaatcatCTCGTTGGATTGCCGCATTTTCTATAGCTGTACTAACCAAGATAAAATGGGACAATATTCCCACCCTAAACCAATACATAAAGCGCTACCTGGAGAAAGAGTGTGTGGACTGGCTCAACAAATACAGAGAATATGGAGACGAGAAGCTCAGAAACGGct ctcctccagaTGTTCATGTGTTTGCAGAAAGGTCTACCTGGGACAAAACCATGCTGAAACTCACTTGTATGGCCACTGGCTTCTACCCCAAAGACGTGATGATGACTATTAGGAAAAATCATGAACCTCTGCCTGGAGATGAAATTGATTACACAGAAATCAGACCAAACCAGGATGAAACCTTCCAGCTGAGCAAGAGTGTGGAGATCAAAGAGGAGGAAAAGGATGAATATGATTGTTTTGTGACCCACAAGAGCATCAAAGAGCCAATTATCGCCAAATGTG ATGGTAAATGCCCACCAAATGCTGTTGCAGGGATAATTGGAGCAGTGATTGGAGGTGTGCTTATAGCACTTTCTTGCTTATTCTTAACAATCTACATCTTAAAGAAGAGAACGATTAATG GACGAGAGTCACGAGACACTGCGGGTGCATCAGACACCAGTGAAACTCACTGTTATTGGGACAATGTTAACCAAGAG tacGAGGACTCGAGAAACAGACTGTCAGCTGTGTCTACAGAAGCACTGATACAACCAGACGACCTCTGA